A window of Periplaneta americana isolate PAMFEO1 chromosome 7, P.americana_PAMFEO1_priV1, whole genome shotgun sequence contains these coding sequences:
- the LOC138702641 gene encoding mitotic spindle assembly checkpoint protein MAD1-like, which produces MNPAAKAEAEQQDEVAQLKQECERLQERVRVLEGGQTLDVTEAVNFRLATSSSQEVKELREQIKSYDTKLQRLKEAFKSTSQEYREVCYILLGYRIDRIKPNLYRLSSMYADSPDDFLMFKLVNGSPELLETPYSLTLEEFINLHLKHQHSMPVFLSAITLDLFQRQTVCSSGDPITLE; this is translated from the exons ATGAACCCAGCAGCAAAAGCGGAAGCGGAGCAGCAGGATGAGGTGGCACAACTCAAGCAGGAGTGTGAACGTTTGCAAGAAAGAGTGCGGGTGCTGGAGGGGGGACAGACACTGGATGTAACAGAGGCCGTCAATTTCCGTCTGGCTACTTCCAGTTCTCAAGAAGTCAAAG AGTTACGGGAACAGATAAAATCTTACGATACAAAACTGCAAAGACTCAAAGAAGCTTTCAAATCTACAAGCCAAGAGTACAGAGAAGTGTGCTACATACTGTTAGGCTACAGGATTGACCGCATTAAACCTAATTTATACAGACTGTCTAGCATGTATGCAGACTCCCCAGACGACTTCCTCATGTTCAAG CTTGTAAATGGAAGTCCTGAGTTACTTGAAACTCCGTACTCTCTGACACTTGAAGAGTTCATCAACTTGCATCTAAAGCACCAGCATTCGATGCCCGTGTTCTTGAGTGCTATCACCCTGGATCTTTTCCAGCGTCAGACAGTTTGTTCATCAGGTGATCCTATCACACTAGAATGA
- the LOC138702639 gene encoding endothelial differentiation-related factor 1 homolog produces MADWETVTILRKKPPKASAMKSEQAINAARRQGFQVDTQQKWGAATNKQHVTTKNTAKLDRETEELKHDKIPLDLGRMIQQGRQSKGWSQKELATKVNEKPQVINDYEAGRGIPNQVVIGKIERAIGIKLRGKDRGKPTLPPGTKK; encoded by the exons ATGGCTGATTGGGAAACAGTTACAATTCTTAGAAAAAAGCCTCCAAAGGCATCTGCAATGAAATCAGAACAG GCCATCAATGCAGCTCGTCGACAGGGTTTTCAAGTGGATACTCAGCAAAAGT GGGGAGCTGCAACAAACAAGCAGCACGTCACCACAAAAAATACAGCCAAGCTGGACAGAGAGACCGAAGAACTGAAACATGATAAAATTCCGCTGGACCTTGGTCGAATGATTCAACAGGGACGTCAATCGAAAGGATGGAGTCAGAAGGAACTGGCAACT aaagtAAATGAGAAGCCGCAAGTCATCAATGATTATGAAGCTGGACGTGGAATTCCCAACCAGGTTGTTATTGGGAAGATTGAGAGAGCTATTG GAATAAAATTGCGTGGAAAGGATCGCGGCAAACCAACCCTGCCCCCTGGGACCAAGAAGTAA